The window ACTGCAGGAAGCGCAGCCCAGGTCAGCAGGGTCCAAACGCTTGGGGCTTGAGCCGAAGGGGAAGCTGTGCAATCACCTCCGGACGCGGAGCAGCTGCAGGGTGGTGCCCAGGGGGCTGCGGCGGCTACCAGGGAAGTCCCTGCCTCACCCACTCTGTCTATTCCGCCTCCCGGCCGGCCCCAAGCCCTGCTGTGGAGCCGCCACCTCCCCATGCGAACTGGGCCTCCCAGGGCAGTTTCACCGGCTCCTCACTCCCCGCTTGGGGCCTCTCAGCCCATCTTTGGAACGGAGCGTGAGGAACCTTTGTATTGTCTCTCCATGTGGACTTCGCCCCAGGACATAATTGTCCAGAAAATGCCTTTCCTTCTTTCAAGGACAATAAACccggttcccctccccccagagttccccctcccccagtgccttcTGGCCATTTGAAACCCCTGCATGTCTGAGGGTAAAAAGAGCCACACTTTGTCTCCCTTAACTTccacctctccacacacacaaacttcccTGTGCcgcagcagggccagggagccACCAGAGGGAACCCACAGTGCTAGCCACAGGCCTGTGCTGTCATCCATGACATCACAAACAACGCTGCCCATGCATTGGAGTGGAGCCTTCCACCTCTAGGGCCCAGCTTCCAATCTGGACCCACATGGGGTTAATGGTGCAGGGCACTGTCTGGTTTAGGGACTAGGACATAGGGCCTCCCCCCATCTCTGGAGTTCCAGTCTGACCCCAGGACATacatgggatattagatgggctCAGGaagggtctgaaaaatccactgTCTCCTGGTGAGCATGGGAGCTGAAGCCATCAATATCTGTGCAGCATCTGAACTTTGATTCTTTGTTTTGGTCAAGGCTTGTAGTCTTTATGGCTGTGAGAAATTTTCCAAACATGATGTCATTTTCCTGGGCCTGCAGGCAGCTCCAGTGCTGCCACTGGTGCTTAGAGCTTAGCCAAGCATCCATAAAGGGAAGTTCACAAGACTCTGTTCAGCTTCACTGCAGCCGTGGGCAGCCCTGACGCCTAGACTACAAACATGGCTTTGACACAGGGTAACACGTGTAAAGGGCTTTCCACTATCTCAGTTAAGCTAACACAAATGGAAAAATGCACTCACTAGTATTGGGTCAGCTTCACATGGTTGCTGTTTGAGGAACTGGAAGTGTTTATGGGCGTGTTAAGATGAATGGGGCAGCTCACACCTCATAAAGCTGTTGTgtcatgctgctggaggactcaggtcttgtctacactagaaagttttgcCACTTTACTGGGATAGTTAAAGCCTCcacacccaccccctgctcccacccccaaaccagGTCTGAGTCGGACATAACTATTAAgcttagtctacactagaaaattttcTACCAGTATAACAGTGTTGTGGTTAGGGGGTGTGACTTTTATATCTATTATAGTTCTAGCCCTAGTGTGAATGCTGTTATGCTGGTATAAGGTTCCTTATATCTGTAAAGCATATTTCCCCTCGCAAATtggaataatgacaggtttcagagtagcagccgtgttagtctgtattcgcaaaaagaacagaactagtggcaccttagagactaatcaatttatttgagcataagctttcatgagctacagctccaatgaaatgagctcacgaaagcttatgctcaaataaattggttagtctctaaggtgccactagtactccttttcaaattGGAATAAGCTGCACAAGTATAAGTACCTTTATACCGGTATAATTGTATCCACAAGAAggggattgttttgtttgtttcctgctTTAACTATCCTGCTATCCTTAAAGCGACAAAgctgtctagtgtagacaagccctttacacatgttttcaagcttctctctatAATCATAAGGGATGGCAACGTTATTTTTGCCcttgaaatgaaagctgagaatctGTTGTGGTCATGTGACTCCCACGGACTAGAATCTAGGCACATGCTTATTGTGTCTGTGCCTTTAATCCAGCTCTTAGTAGAACAGCAAGACTCCCCCCTCCactcctcctttctcccccagcATCCAGGAGGCTTTAGGGAAGGGTGGAATATTCGACCCTTCCCCTAATGGCTCTGGGTagggcaggagaagagagagCTGCTTCTCCTCTTCCTGCTGCAAAGGAGTGGGCAGTGGTTTCAAGTTCATGAGATGTCTACTAGCCAGAGACTAATATGAAAACTACAGCCCCTGACCAGGGTTCGGGGATAGCACCCTAGTGGGAATTCCTGCATGTTCTTCCATCCCAGCAACTGGGGGCAGGGCTTCTCACCATGCCCCTGGACCTCCCTGCTGGCCACATCACAGGCTTTTGTGTCAGCCTCTGGTATTAAGTGTCTGGCTTCAGGATTTGAGGAATGGGCTGTGAAGCTTCACCTCTAGGTCATAGGTTCAAATGCGATGTTGGGCAGTGGTGGTATATCCCTGGGCTACCAAGCCAGCTGGCACTGTGCGTAATAAGCTTGTGACTGAAGTGCGGTGCCTAGAGGAGAGGTACCTAAATCACAAGTGGCCTCCTTGTTGGTAGCCTCAGCAAAGGGGCCAAGGAGTTGGACCTTGTGGACTAGGCTCCATGGAGGAGGGCTGGCCACATACAGAAGGAGATGGAGGGTGCTGGGAGCTTGCTTTGCTAGAGCTGCTTTGGGGATGAAACCAAGCCCGTTGTTTCAAAGCTGGCAATCCAGCACCTTGTGGCAGCTCCAGGCCCCACTCTTCCACCACCCTAGCCAAGCCCTGCCAGATCCCTATGCTGCCTGAAGCAAGGGGTCTGCATTTGGGATCCATGCAGCAGCCCTTGGCTCAGGCTGTCTGCAGCAGGAGTTGGACGTGGTGTGGGGGCAGCAAGCTTAGCCCTGAGTAGGGTTAAAGCGGTGGTTCTCCCCCTTCTCCATACCGTGACCTCCTGTTACTATAGAAAAAGGTTTGGGAAGCCCCTTCCATCTCATCATAAAGGAAGAGAGGCTGTTCATGACCCCCAGATTGACAACCCACAGTCTGTTGGGATCTTGGAGATGGATCCCACTACTAAaggacctcccccagcctaagcGGAGGATCCACATGGTCCGGGATCCCAATTaagtatgggggacaactaaagatataacagggatgggagtgaggtcacagggctaaatgaagggaaccagacagggacaccaagcagagaaccccagacagcacccactgctccttgaaggcaTCAAAGGAGTcagcggacgctgcccagaggaactctgcccggatgcatgAGACCAGGGAGGAGCGGAAGTAGGCCTCACAGCTACAGAGCACCCGCTTGTCTACCAACCTCTTCCTGGTAGCGTAAATAGCTACTTTGGCTAGTGCCAGGAGGAGCTTGACAAGGAGGTCTCATGACTTAGTGAGGCCACGGATAGGGTGTGCGAAGATGAACAAGTGTgaggagaagtgcagccagaacctcagcaggaggttctggaggagccggaataggagctgcaacctggtgcactccaGGTACATGTGCGCCAGGGTCTCCTTCAcgctgcagaaggggcaggtgtccaggaTGGAGGTGAACCGTGCCAAGGACACCCctgtgctcacggccccgtgaaggagctgccaactgacaTCCCCGGTGGGCCTTGGGACCAGGGTGGAGtgtaggctggcccactggggtgcCTCACCCTCCAGAGGCGGTAGGAGGTCCCCGacactttgtgtcagggcaggATGCAagggtgaggatgtgaagggtgtggagcacgagcgtgtacagATGTTTCCTTGTCACGGTCCAGAAGTGAGATGGCTGCAATTCGTGCAGCTGGCTCACAGTGAAGGGGTGGGATGGCTGGGGGGGCCATGGCACAGGGGCCTGAtaaaaaggtccggagggcccgGCGTGCAGGGGGTGCTCTCTCGCAGGACCTGGTCAAGGTCGACAACCCACTGAGAGCATCTTACTTGATCTCTTACTCCCTGgactgggagtggtgtgggggtAACATATTAAACCTGATGGGGAATGACCACCTCGCTCTCTGGGCTGAGAGTGGAGGATGCAGAGGCAGGACGTGGCAAGTCAAGTCCTGTGGGCTGGGCTGTCAGCCCTTGCAAAAGGGATTCACTGACACATACTCTGCAAGACCTCCTGAGTGAGGGGCAAGTCTTGCTCTCCTAACAAACCAGAAAACCTAAGGAGCAAAGGTGATGGAGTGGCTAAAACAGGCACAGGTGTCTGCTTCCTCCTTGCCCCAGGGATGCTCAacgcctgctctgccccaggccctgcccccaccccaccccttcctccaagcccccatccctgccccacctcttcccaccaccactttgcccccttccccaagcgCACCCTGTCTGTGcgcctcccccctctccccagcacctcctgcacactgcagaacagctgatggtgggagggagggggagaagcttgctgccagtgggtgctaagcagagttggtgcctatgaaaACAGGTGACCAAGATGTGTGGCCTGTCTGAACACTGCTTCACAAAGTATCTCTCTTGCAGCCTCAGTGAGAATAAAAATGTAGCCCTGTGCCCAAATGGCAAACCCAGATGCAACTGTACCAGGACTTAAGGGCAAGTCCGGCTCCCAGCTGTGGGGCTTTGGCCCATCTCTGCATTAAACCCACTGCATGCTTTCCCCTGTGATGATGGTGACTTTCAATCCTGCCTgtaatgtgctaggtgctttccagTCATAAAAGAAGGCTGTGCCCTGAACAGCCCACAATCTGAGACCAGCCAGAGGGACctggaacataagaacagccatactgggtcagaccagtggtccatctagcccagtatcctgtcgtccgacagcggccagtaccaggtgcttcagagggaatgaacagaacaggcaatcaagtgatcaTCCTGTTGTCCACTCCTATCTTCTggtgaacagaggctagggacattcagagcatggtgttgcatccctgcccatcctggctaatagccatggatctatcctccaggaacttatctagttttttctttctttttctttcttttttttttttttttttaaaccctcttatagttctgaccttcacaacatcccctggcaaagagttccacgggttgacagtgcattgtgggaagaactactttattttgttttggatttttttaaacctgcagcctattaatttcattgtgtgacccctagttcttgtattatgtgaaggagtaaataactccttactcactttctccataccagtcaagAATTTTAAAgtgctctatcatatccccccccccccctttagtcatctcttttccaagatgaaaaggcCCAGTTCTTtccatctctcctcatacggaagctgttctatacccctaatcatttcagtTGCCCTTCTcttaccttttccaattctaatacatctttttttgagatgtggcatcCAGAtccacagtattcaagatgtgggcgaaGCATGGCTTTAtacagaggcattatgatattttctgtcttatctttccctttcctaatggttcccaacgtaccgtttgcttttttgaccgccgctgcacattgagcagatgttttccgAGAACTAgccacaacgactccaagatctctctcttgagtggtaacagctaatttagaccccatcattttgtacgtatagttgggattatgtttttcaatgtacattactttgcatttatcagcattgaatttcatctgccattttgttacccagtcactcagttttgtgagacctCTTTGTaacttcagtctgctttggacttaactatcttgagtaattttgaattgtcggcaaattttgccacctcaccctTTACCCCTGGAAAAGGGAAACCAGTACTGAGGTGACTTGGCCCTAGGCTAACAAAACAAAGGGTTAATAATAGCACTGTGGCCTTTGTTTTGTCTAGGTAATGTTTGCCTCACAACTAGACCTCTCTGCCTCAGGGTGTCAGTGTGGTCTATGGACAGAGCACCTGACTAGCAGTCAGAAGAGTTGAGTCCTAGTCCTGGTTTGGATTTCACCTCTGAGGTGTCtgtccccccttctcccctgtgTCTGTCAGGTCTGTTGatactgtaagctcttggggAAAGGGGACTCTCTCTTTCTGAGATTtcacaatgcctagcacaatagggcccagTTTTGGCTGGAGCCCCGAGGCATTACTGTTAGACAAATAATAATGGTTCCTTGCAGGCATCACGATAGAGGTGAGTCTTCAGCCAGGATCTGAATGCGGAGAGGATGGGGACCTTTGGACCAGCTAAGAAAGGATGTGCCATGCAGAGCAGGTGACATGGAAGAAGGCACAGCCATGCTTGTAGGAGAAACAGAAATGGACTGTTGAGGCTGCATCATTTAGGGGCGTGGAGGGGAGCGGGTGACTGTCGGAGTGTTGGGCAGATAAATAAGGATGCACAGGACTAGGCAGGGCCTTGAAGGAATGATAAGAAGCTTGAATTTGATATGGTGGAAAagaggagccagtggagggatacAAAGAGGGAGGGATGTTGTGAGATCATGGAGCACAGAATACAGCTTTAATGGACTGTGCGCAGGGGTGGCTATGTGGGTGTCAGGAAAGAGTGTACAGTAACCAAGAGGGGAAATAAGGGACTGGACTGGAGTTTTCGGCTTGTGATTAGAGAAACAGCTGGCTCTCGGAGCTGGTACAGAGCAAGGAGGGACAGGATTTAAtgtaatcgccttctatgatgagattactggttctgtgggtgaagggaaagcagtggatgtattgtatcttgactttagcaaagcttttgacgccgtctcccacagtattcttgtcagcaagttaaagaagtatgggctggatgaatgcactataaggtgggtagaaagttggctagattgtcgggctcaacgggtagtgatcaatgactccatgtctagttggcagccggtgtcaagtggagtgccccaggggtcggtcctggggccggttttgttcaatatcttcataaatgatctggaggatggtatggattgcactctcagcaaatttgcggatgatactaaactgggaggagtggtggacacgctggagggcagggataggatacagagggacctagacaaattggaggattgggccaaaagaaatctgatgaggttcaataaggataagtgcagggtcctgcacttaggacggaagaacccaatgcacagctacagactagggaccgaatggctaggcagcagttctgtggaaaaggacctaggggtgacagtggacgagaagctggatatgagtcagcagtgtgcccttgttgccaagaaggccaatggcattttgggatgtataagtaggggcatagcgagcagatcgagggacgtgatcgtccccctctattcgacattggtgaggcctcatctggagtactgtgtccagttttgggccccacactacaagaacaatgtggataaattggaaagagtccagcgaagggcaacaaaaatgattaggggtctggaacacatgacttacgaggagaggctgagggaactgggattgtttagtctgcagaagagaagaatgaggggggatttgatagctgctttcaactacctgagaggtggttccagagaggatggttctagactattctcagtggtggaagaggacaggacaaggagtaatggtctcaagttgcagtgggggaggtttaggttggatattaggaaaaactttttcactaggaaggtggtgaaacactggaatgcgttgcctagggaggtggtggaatttccttccttagaagtttttaaggtcaggcttgacaaagccctggctgggatgatttaattggggatgggtcctgcttttgagcagggggttggactagatgacctcctgaggtcccttccaaccctgatattctatgattctatgatttggatgtagagtttaaggccagaagggaccaatggatcatttagtctgacttcctgtatatcacaggccaccacccacacactaaacccaacaacatGGCCTGGACGTAGAGAGATGGAGGCGGCTTCGATCTCATGTTCCCCAGTTTCCACAATGACTAAGGTCTACAGCCAGATCCATCCCTGTGCCAGCACTGAGGGGAGGCAGCTGGTACTCCCCTGACCCTGGGGCTGCCGCCTCAGCCCTTGACAGAGGCTAACCCTCAGCTGCACCCTTTTCCTGCCTCCTCCCGCTGCAATAGTGTCTGTGGGCATTGCAACAGCAGGGAATAACTAGACTGTGGGGATGCTTCCTGCTCCTCCCATCCTGGAATGTCCCCGCTGAGGGATTGCAGAGGCCCTTTGTGCTGGCAGTATTCATCAGGAGGGCCCTTATTCCAGTGCCAAAGGGCAAGGATTCCTGAAATCACTCTTGCTTTATACACTTAGCCCTTCTTCATGCTTCTACAGTGAGTGGCATGCGCCACCTGGtggcttaaaaagaaaaaggagtacttgtggcaccttagagactaacaaatttatttgagcataagctttcatgagctacagctcacttcatcggatgcagtgagctgtagctcaaagaaagcttatgctcaaataaatttgttagtctctaaggtgccacaagtactcctttttctttttgcgaatacagactaacacggctgctactctgaaatctggtggCTTAAAGGGAACTACAATCACCAtttattgcagaagttggaagatgtgtATTGTACTGTCAGGTTACAGACTCCCCAGGATGGGTATTGAGAGCTTTGTTGTTCTCACACAATGATCCCAGCTGTGAAAAGGCTTCACTCCTTCACCTGACCAGGCAGAGGGAGCTCTTAGATTGTCCCATTTATTTGGCAGGCTGAAAGCTTGATTGAGAACAGGCTCTGTGTCTAATTCTCACAGGAAAGCTGATGACTGAAGGGAGTGGCCGTTCCCCTCTCCCAGTGCTGTTGTTGAATAATGAAATGAatacactttttttcccttttgagaTTCCCAGGTTTACCATTTGGGGTAAATGTTGGGCTCAATGTGGGCCTGAGCACAAAGCCAGGCACAGAACAGACAAGGTGTAAGCTTCCCCTCTTCACAGCTCTGCCCAGGCACCACACTCCTGGCCTGCAGCACCCCCTATTCTTCCAGCCTTGCCTCCCACCCTCAAGCTATACTCTCCTACACCTTGCTTCAAATCGCTCCGGCCAGCCTGTCCTCTCTGGAGGCCATCAGTGCCATTTTATACATTAGCCAGAAGAGGTCGCTTGAGAGCAACACAAGATTTATCCCTTGCCCATGTTTGTGTGTGAGGACCCAGGATTCCTCCTTTGAATCTGGAGGACTGAGAGCAAGAGCGGCCCCcttgagggtgggggtggggggttggtaAGCATGGTCTCTGCTGGAGCTCACATCGTTTGAATTCTTGTGTCTTGCAGGATGATCCAGCGGCACCAGCTAGTGCAGTCTGTActgcaggagctgcaggaggccacTGAATGCTTTGGGCTAGAGGGACTGACCAGTGCAGCCCTGGAGGCTGAGAGGACCTTGTCCTCTTTCTCCCTACCCAGCTACTGCGGGAGGCAGTTCCAGGAAGAGTTGGAAGTTGACCGGGTGGCAAGAAGCCTGTATCCGGAGGACGCCCCCAGCAACATGCTGCCTCTGGTCTGCAAGGGGGAGGGGAACCACCTGTTTGAGGCAGCCAgtgtgctgctgtgggggaaCCCCAGCCTGAGTCTGGAGCTGCAGGTGCGCACAGTTGTGGAGATGTTGCTGCACAAGCATTACTACCTGAACGGTATGATTGACTCCAAGGTGATGCTGCAGGCTGCCCGCTACTCCCTCTGCACCGAGGAGTCCCCCGAGATGACCAGCCTCCCTCTGGCCATCCTTGAGGCCATTTTTGATGCTGACATCAAGGCCACTTGTTTCCCTGGCACCTTTGCCAACATGTGGCATGTCTACGCCCTGGCCTCGGTGCTGCAGTGTAACATCTACTCCATCTACCCCATGAGCAACTTGAAGATCCGGCCATACTTCAACCGCCTCATCCGGCCCAGGAAGTGTGGCCCACAGACCTCCACGCTCCATATCATGTGGTCAGGGCAGCAGCTCTCCTCACAGGTTTTCAAAGCACAGTACTTCGTGGCTGTGGTAGGCCTGGAAGAACTGGAACCCACAAGCCCTCCTCCAGAGCCTCCAGTCCAGCCAGTCCAGACTCTGGAGCTGCTGAAGAGTGACCCCCGGCTGACCTACTTTAATCTGTGTGACCGCTACAGCATCACCAAGAGCACCTTCTACCGCTGGAAGCGCCAGTCCCGGGAGCACAGGCAGAaagcagccaccaggtttgcagcCAAACACTTCCTGCAGTCTTGCTTCCAAGAGGGCAATGTGATTCCTCTTCAGCACTTCCGACAAATGTTCCCAGAAATCTCCCGCTCCACTTACTATGCTTGGAAGCATGAGATGCAGAGCATGGTCAATGGTGGCGATAcctctgctccagctgaggcTATGGTGTCACAGGAGCCTCATGGAGACCATCAAAAAAAGCCCCACCCAGACAGGGATGATGCAGCAAAGTCAGAGAGGGACCTAAGGCCAAAGATCCCTTCCCTGGAGCCCAACCAAGCAGGAATCTTCATGCAAGGAGCCAAGTCATACCTAGAGAAATGCATCTCCATGAACACTCTGGTGCCCTACAGGTGCTTCAAGCGCAGCTTCCCTGGTATCTCCAGGTCCACCTACTACAACTGGCGGAGAAAAGCCATTAAGGGGAACCCCAACTTCAAACCCCCTCAGCCTCCCTCAGTCAGCCAGAAGCCCCTAGTGAAAGGGAAGGCATACCTGCCATTCAAGCCTGGAAATCTGCCTGGCAAGAAAAGGCTGAATGGACACCGACCAGAGCCCAGAAGTCTCCTCCAGCTCAAACCCTCTCTCTATAACTGGAGAAAGCAGCTTCGAGACGTGGCCAAGAGGCATGTCCAGCAGTGGCGGCTGCCATTCTGCAAGTTCCGCCTGCGATACCCGGGCTTCTCCTCCACAGCCTATTGGTTCTGGAAGAGAAGCAGCCAGCAGATGAACAAGCATCCTCTCTGGACCAGCTCATCCCAACAGCTGAGTCAGGTCATCTCAGAGGCTCCTGGAAAAGCAGAGCCTGCGATAAAGCCACAGTCACAAATGGAAGTGGCTCCCAGGCATCTAGACAAGCAAGCATCGGTCACCCCCTACAATGCCACAATCTCGGGCTATGCCATGTCGGAAAGAGCCAACAGCCGGATGTTCGTGATGGATGTGATTGCCACTGCCCAGTTCAAAGCTCAGGCCAAACTGTTcctgcagcagcgctttgaaTCGAAAACCTTCCCGACCTACAAAGAGTTCAGTGCCCACTTCCCCCTCACGGCACGCTCCACCTACTACATGTGGAAGCGTGCGCTGCACGATGGACTGACACTAGTGGATGCCTGAGGGTGGGCTGCCTGCTGGAacctgctctctgccctccaggCGGGAGGGCAGTGTTTGTGAGCTATGATTCAGCTCTAGCTatctttgttttttctcttattttgttttcccttctgtttTGGCTAGATCTGGTCTTGGGGGTACAGGGACCAGGTCTGCACATTGCCAGtccctggaggtggggggagtggaGTGAGAGCTCTGGTTTGTGTTGGGTTAATTTCTGGGCTGCCAAGATGCCccaaaagaaaaaggcaaaatggagCTTGCCTTCTCCCGGTGCTTAGGCTGGGATATAGGGTGgtggaatgggggagagggagggatatGTGACTCTGAAATGTTCCTGTAGGTGCCATAGGTATAAATGCCCTTAATTCATGGGCCAACAAGCTGCAGGCCTCCATTCTAAATGCTGCGTGCAAGATTTGCGGGCTCATCTGCCCCAGGTCACTGTCCAACCCAAAATCGATCTTGTTAATGTCAAGATTTTCTTGGGAATGAGGTGAGCCATATGGTGCCTGGCACAGAGGTCAACAAGCTCATTCTTGCCCAGGCCCCAAGAAGTGGTGCTGAGACTGTCCCAGGCATGGTGTCCTTAGGAAGAATTCCTAACAGCCCAGCCTTGGGTGAGGGCACCTTGGAGGCTGCACTGACTGTTGGGGAGCAGCCTCTCTGCTTTGGTGTATTCCTTGTTGGCttaggagcaggggctgggagctgaggagcggTTTAGCTCAGGCACAGCAGTGACATGATCTGGGGTTTTGTGATTGTACTAATTCTAGAGGCCATGTGACTCTGTGGCTTCCCTGATCACTCATTGCCCTGTCTATAGTCACAGGAGACAAGACTTCCTGGCATTCCTTGGTTGGCGAG of the Eretmochelys imbricata isolate rEreImb1 chromosome 6, rEreImb1.hap1, whole genome shotgun sequence genome contains:
- the VRTN gene encoding vertnin, whose product is MIQRHQLVQSVLQELQEATECFGLEGLTSAALEAERTLSSFSLPSYCGRQFQEELEVDRVARSLYPEDAPSNMLPLVCKGEGNHLFEAASVLLWGNPSLSLELQVRTVVEMLLHKHYYLNGMIDSKVMLQAARYSLCTEESPEMTSLPLAILEAIFDADIKATCFPGTFANMWHVYALASVLQCNIYSIYPMSNLKIRPYFNRLIRPRKCGPQTSTLHIMWSGQQLSSQVFKAQYFVAVVGLEELEPTSPPPEPPVQPVQTLELLKSDPRLTYFNLCDRYSITKSTFYRWKRQSREHRQKAATRFAAKHFLQSCFQEGNVIPLQHFRQMFPEISRSTYYAWKHEMQSMVNGGDTSAPAEAMVSQEPHGDHQKKPHPDRDDAAKSERDLRPKIPSLEPNQAGIFMQGAKSYLEKCISMNTLVPYRCFKRSFPGISRSTYYNWRRKAIKGNPNFKPPQPPSVSQKPLVKGKAYLPFKPGNLPGKKRLNGHRPEPRSLLQLKPSLYNWRKQLRDVAKRHVQQWRLPFCKFRLRYPGFSSTAYWFWKRSSQQMNKHPLWTSSSQQLSQVISEAPGKAEPAIKPQSQMEVAPRHLDKQASVTPYNATISGYAMSERANSRMFVMDVIATAQFKAQAKLFLQQRFESKTFPTYKEFSAHFPLTARSTYYMWKRALHDGLTLVDA